In the genome of Vibrio ziniensis, the window GTATATCGTATAATATATCACTTAAATATAGTGTAGATGAAGGGGTGATTTTAATAAGAATCAAAAAGCAAAGTGAATACCTCAGCGGTCAAAAGTGTTTCAAACGTATTTTGGAGTCATACAAAATAATAATTAGTATATTGCAGCTCTGATAAAACTGATGCCCCATCAAATCATTCATCCAGCCATACAACAAAACGATTCACCCAATAAATGCCCGACTTGATACGAAAAAGCCCCACTTTTTCCTAATGTTGTCTCAGTAGTTTTTAGATCCGTTGGTTTACGACTCCTCGATTTCCACCCCATTTACTCAGGTTCGCTATAAAACGAACAGTCCATAGTTTTTAGCAAAACCATAATAGTTTTCCGCAACTCTTCCCTCTCAAGACTCATAGACTGCTAAGGGTGAAATTTGGAATTTATGATCAACGTATTATGTCGATCAATTTAAGGAACTTTCTCACTATTTAAAGTGGATTAATGCTCGCTTGATAATAAACGAGGTAACAGGATGTTAGATAAAATGAATTTGATTGGTGCTGATCTGACAACAAAATCAGCAGATGAACTCTGGCAGATGATTTCATCATTTTACATGATAGATGAACCCACTCTACTCAAAGAGCTATTGCCATTTGCAACTCCCTCAGAAGAAGAAAAAAGCGAAATTAAACGCGAAGCAACCAGCCTAATTGAAGATATACGCGCAGACAAAAAAGCCGTTCAGATGATAGATGCTTTGCTCCTCGAATACAGTCTCGACACACAAGAAGGTGTTTTGCTGATGTGTCTGGCTGAAGCATTGATGCGTATCCCCGACTCTGCAACCGCAGATGCGCTTATTCGCGACAAACTCACTGTTGCCGACTGGAAATCTCACTTAAAAGGCTCCAACTCTGTATTCGTTAATGCGTCTACATGGGGATTAATGCTCACTGGTTCAGTGTGTAAACTAGATTCAGCCAATTCATCCAACCCAGCAAACGCTATATCACGTTTAGTTAATAAGCTATCTGAACCGGTCATTCGTCAGGCAATGAATCAAGCTATGGCGATTCTTGGTAAGCAATTCGTATTAGGGCGCACGATTAAAGAAGCGAATAAGAACGGTGAATTTAAACGTAAACAAGGCTATCAACACTCTTTTGATATGTTGGGCGAAGCCGCTCTAACCGCTGCAGATGCGAAAAAATATGCCGATGACTACATGTCAGCGATAGAAACTTTAGGCTCCTCAAGCAACTTATCGAACGCAAGTATTCCATCTATTTCAATGAAACTTTCAGCGCTACACCCTCGTTACAACGTCGCAAATGAAGACAGAGTCATGGATGAACTATTTAATACCATGCTTATTCTGGCAAAGCGCGCACGCGAACTCAATGTTCCGATTACCATTGATGCGGAAGAGATGGATCGCCTAGAGCTTTCGCTGAAACTGTTCGAAAAACTCTTCTGTCATCCGGTCATTAAAGGCTGGGGACAATTTGGTTTGGTGGTTCAGACTTATTCAAAACGAGCTCTGCCTGTATTCGCTTGGTTAAATCAGCTAGCAGAAAAACAGGGGGATATAATTCCCGTTCGTCTTGTAAAAGGTGCTTACTGGGATAGCGAGGTTAAATGGTCTCAACAAGCTGGTTATGATAGCTACCCAGTGTTTACAAGAAAAGAAGCAACGGATGTCTCTTATCTTGCGTGTGCACGCTTTGTTTTAAGTACAGAAGTAAACAAAAACCTTTTCCCACAATTTGCCAGCCATAATGCACAAACTGTTACTTCAATTGCAGTTATGGGTAAAGAAAGTCGTTACGAGTTTCAACGTCTTCACGGAATGGGAGAGGCACTCTATAACCACGTCATGGCTAAATACACTCCTAATGTACGTATCTATGCACCCGTCGGAAGCCATAAAGATTTACTCCCTTATCTGGTTCGCAGGCTATTAGAAAACGGTGCAAATAGTTCATTCGTACACCGTTTAGTTGATGCTCGTTGCCCGGTAGAGCTGTTAACTCAACACCCAGTTGAACAACTACTTAGTAAAGAATCTCTGGACAATAAAGCCATTCCACTGCCACCAGCTATCTATCCGAACAGAAAGAACTCCTCCGGTATCAACATTGATATTGAAAGTGAAAGCAAACCGTTTGAACAACAGGTTGAAGCCTTTATGGACAAATCATGGACAGCTGCACCGGTAATCAACGGAAGATCTTTGTTTGATGAGTTAGAGAGTGAAGGTGTTGAAGCGCTTAATATAACTGCACCGTACGATAGAAATATCAGTATAGGTAAAGCTATTTACGCTCAGCCACATAATATTGAGCTCGCCTTTGAATCAGCACAGGCGGCGTTTGATAGTTGGAATCAGGCCCCATACAGAGAACGAGCAGCATGTATCAGTAAA includes:
- the putA gene encoding bifunctional proline dehydrogenase/L-glutamate gamma-semialdehyde dehydrogenase PutA, translating into MLDKMNLIGADLTTKSADELWQMISSFYMIDEPTLLKELLPFATPSEEEKSEIKREATSLIEDIRADKKAVQMIDALLLEYSLDTQEGVLLMCLAEALMRIPDSATADALIRDKLTVADWKSHLKGSNSVFVNASTWGLMLTGSVCKLDSANSSNPANAISRLVNKLSEPVIRQAMNQAMAILGKQFVLGRTIKEANKNGEFKRKQGYQHSFDMLGEAALTAADAKKYADDYMSAIETLGSSSNLSNASIPSISMKLSALHPRYNVANEDRVMDELFNTMLILAKRARELNVPITIDAEEMDRLELSLKLFEKLFCHPVIKGWGQFGLVVQTYSKRALPVFAWLNQLAEKQGDIIPVRLVKGAYWDSEVKWSQQAGYDSYPVFTRKEATDVSYLACARFVLSTEVNKNLFPQFASHNAQTVTSIAVMGKESRYEFQRLHGMGEALYNHVMAKYTPNVRIYAPVGSHKDLLPYLVRRLLENGANSSFVHRLVDARCPVELLTQHPVEQLLSKESLDNKAIPLPPAIYPNRKNSSGINIDIESESKPFEQQVEAFMDKSWTAAPVINGRSLFDELESEGVEALNITAPYDRNISIGKAIYAQPHNIELAFESAQAAFDSWNQAPYRERAACISKLADLLESNLAEFVALCHKEAGKTIHDAIDEVREAIDFCHYYAKQDHIFEPVISNGFDGKPMVSTRQGRGVFVCISPWNFPLAIFIGPIAAALAAGNTVIAKPAEQTSMIATKAAELMAQAGFPTGVFQLLLGTGSELGNVLTSHPAVSGVAFTGSTQTAMKINQSLSARNCEPVPLIAETGGLNAMIVDSTSLPEQVVRDTLKSAFSSAGQRCSALRILCVQEDIADQIIEVLSGAMDQLVVGLPYIHKTDVGPVIDAKAKDKLLTHIYNMTTSHKLVKQLTLDDVCKNGDFVAPCAFEIPSVSYLKEEQFGPILHIVRFKSSQLPKLVEEINATGYGLTLGIHSRNETTYRWIEKHAKTGNTYINRDQVGAVVGVQPFGGQGLSGTGPKAGGPNYLYRFTQVNNTEVVL